The segment TCGATCCCGGCATGCACGACTACGTCGAGATGCTCTTCGAAATCGAATTCGGCGAACGCCCAAACCTCGGAGACGTCGTCTCGATTTAGGAGCCCGACAGGCTCCTAGTGGACGCTTTGTACCTGCGAGAGGCTGACGGCTCCGGCGTTGTTGTTCCAGGCGCTGCGAATGTAGGAGATCACTTCGGCGATCTGCTGGTCGGAGATCTGTTTCTTCCACGCCGGCATGATGCCGCTATAGGCGTTGCCGTGCACGACGATCTTTCCTTCGAGTCCATTTTTGACGATCGCGATGACGGTGACCGGATTGCCGGTTACGACGGGATTGGCCGCCAACGGCGGAAAGGCGCCCGAGACGCCCTCTCCGCTGGTTTGGTGGCAGCTCGAGCAGTTTTCGAGGTAGACGGTTGCGCCGTCGCTCGCCGAGGCGGGATTCTGCGCGTCGGCAGCGGCCGACGCTGAGGCCGCAGCCTGCGTGCTCGCGTTATTCGAACCTTTGGCGCAGGCCGCAAGCGTCATCACGAGCGCAGCGGCGACCAAGAATCTCATTGCGTCCTCCGAGGACGGGCGCTGATCGCCCAGACGAGTGCCACAAGCAAGAAGTTCGCCAAGAGCGAGCTTCCGC is part of the Candidatus Cybelea sp. genome and harbors:
- a CDS encoding cytochrome c, with protein sequence MRFLVAAALVMTLAACAKGSNNASTQAAASASAAADAQNPASASDGATVYLENCSSCHQTSGEGVSGAFPPLAANPVVTGNPVTVIAIVKNGLEGKIVVHGNAYSGIMPAWKKQISDQQIAEVISYIRSAWNNNAGAVSLSQVQSVH